A region from the Citrobacter telavivensis genome encodes:
- a CDS encoding D-cysteine desulfhydrase: MHLARFPRISLGHFPTPLEPLNNLSKLLGGPKIWIKRDDATGLATGGNKTRKLEFLLADALEKKADVVITQGATQSNHVRQTIAGAARLGLKAKALLEKRVTDFGEDYQRSGNVLLDTLLGGDIVAHLPGGTDMQQAMEEYAATLREQGHTPYIIPGGGSNPIGALGYVACAEELLYQSSERRLRIDHVVHATGSTGTQAGLVAGFTATNSHIPVLGISVRAPKTKQEENVWNLASRTLDLLGVPGELSRHAVVANSDYVGDGYGLPTEGTLEALALLARHEGILLDPVYSAKGMAGLIDLIRKGHFRQDENVVFIHTGGAAGLFGYRQVLEHV; the protein is encoded by the coding sequence ATGCATCTGGCCCGGTTTCCACGAATTTCACTTGGTCATTTTCCCACGCCGCTGGAGCCGCTGAATAATTTAAGCAAATTATTAGGCGGACCTAAAATATGGATTAAACGCGACGACGCAACCGGTCTGGCAACGGGCGGAAATAAAACCCGCAAGCTGGAATTCCTGCTGGCGGATGCGCTGGAGAAAAAAGCCGATGTGGTCATTACCCAGGGGGCGACGCAGTCAAACCACGTGCGCCAGACGATCGCGGGCGCCGCGCGTCTCGGGCTGAAAGCGAAGGCGCTGCTGGAAAAACGCGTTACCGATTTTGGTGAAGATTATCAGCGTTCAGGTAACGTATTGCTGGATACGCTGCTCGGCGGCGACATCGTCGCCCACCTGCCGGGCGGTACCGATATGCAACAGGCGATGGAGGAATACGCGGCGACGCTGCGTGAACAGGGGCACACGCCGTATATCATCCCCGGCGGTGGCTCGAACCCGATCGGCGCGCTGGGCTACGTGGCCTGCGCGGAAGAGCTGTTGTACCAGTCATCAGAGCGCCGTCTGCGCATCGATCATGTGGTTCACGCCACCGGCAGTACCGGCACGCAAGCTGGGTTAGTCGCCGGTTTTACCGCCACCAACAGCCATATTCCAGTGCTTGGCATTAGCGTGCGGGCGCCAAAAACAAAACAGGAAGAGAACGTCTGGAATCTGGCCTCGCGGACACTGGATCTGCTCGGTGTGCCGGGGGAACTGTCGCGTCATGCGGTGGTGGCGAACAGTGATTATGTCGGTGATGGGTACGGTTTGCCGACAGAAGGCACGCTGGAAGCGTTGGCGCTGCTCGCCCGCCATGAAGGCATTCTGCTCGATCCGGTCTATTCCGCCAAAGGCATGGCCGGGCTTATCGATCTCATCCGTAAAGGCCATTTCCGTCAGGATGAAAACGTCGTGTTTATCCATACCGGCGGCGCGGCGGGTCTGTTTGGTTATCGTCAGGTACTGGAGCATGTCTAA
- the arsB gene encoding arsenite efflux transporter membrane subunit ArsB, protein MLLAGAIFVLTLVLVIWQPKGVGIGWSAMLGAVLALISGVVHMGDIPVVWNIVWNATATFIAVIIISLLLDESGFFEWAALHVSRWGNGRGRLLFTYIVLLGAAVAALFANDGAALILTPIVIAMLLALGFSKGTTLAFVMAAGFIADTASLPLIVSNLVNIVSADFFGLGFTEYASVMVPVDIAAIIATLVMLHLFFRKDIPPTYDLALLKAPANAIKDLATFRTGWIVLILLLVGFFVIEPLGIPVSAIAAVGAVILFAVAKRGHAINTGKVLRGAPWQIVIFSLGMYLVVYGLRNAGLTEYLSAVLNVLADKGLWAATLGTGFLTAFLSSIMNNMPTVLVGALSIDGSTATGVIKEAMIYANVIGCDLGPKITPIGSLATLLWLHVLSQKNMTITWGYYFRTGIIMTLPVLFVTLAVLALRLSFTL, encoded by the coding sequence ATGTTACTGGCAGGCGCTATTTTTGTCCTGACCCTCGTTTTGGTTATCTGGCAGCCGAAGGGAGTAGGGATCGGCTGGAGTGCGATGTTGGGCGCGGTGCTGGCGTTAATCTCGGGCGTTGTACACATGGGCGATATTCCGGTGGTATGGAATATCGTCTGGAACGCTACCGCAACGTTTATTGCCGTGATTATCATCAGTCTGCTTCTGGATGAATCCGGCTTTTTCGAATGGGCGGCACTGCACGTTTCACGCTGGGGTAACGGTCGTGGCCGTTTGCTCTTTACGTATATCGTTCTGCTTGGCGCAGCGGTCGCGGCGCTGTTTGCTAACGATGGCGCAGCGCTTATTCTGACGCCGATTGTTATCGCCATGCTGCTGGCATTAGGTTTCAGTAAAGGCACTACGCTGGCATTTGTCATGGCTGCCGGGTTTATTGCCGATACGGCCAGTCTGCCGCTTATCGTGTCAAACCTGGTGAATATCGTTTCTGCTGATTTCTTCGGACTGGGGTTTACTGAGTATGCGTCGGTGATGGTGCCGGTGGATATCGCCGCCATTATCGCCACACTGGTGATGCTGCATCTGTTCTTCCGCAAAGATATTCCGCCGACTTACGATTTAGCCCTTCTGAAAGCACCGGCGAATGCGATTAAAGATCTGGCAACGTTCAGAACCGGCTGGATAGTGTTGATTCTTCTGCTGGTTGGCTTTTTCGTCATTGAGCCGCTCGGTATTCCGGTCAGCGCCATTGCGGCTGTAGGGGCTGTCATCCTGTTTGCGGTGGCGAAACGAGGCCATGCCATTAATACCGGTAAAGTGCTGCGCGGTGCGCCCTGGCAAATCGTCATCTTCTCGCTGGGGATGTATCTGGTGGTCTACGGTCTGCGCAACGCCGGGCTAACGGAATATCTCTCCGCTGTGCTGAACGTGCTGGCAGATAAAGGACTTTGGGCCGCGACGTTGGGTACGGGCTTCCTGACGGCTTTCCTCTCTTCCATCATGAACAACATGCCTACCGTGCTGGTTGGCGCGCTCTCGATTGATGGCAGTACCGCAACCGGCGTAATCAAAGAGGCGATGATTTACGCCAACGTGATTGGCTGCGACCTGGGGCCGAAAATTACCCCTATTGGTAGTCTGGCAACGCTGCTCTGGCTGCATGTCCTTTCACAGAAGAACATGACCATCACCTGGGGGTATTATTTCCGCACCGGGATTATCATGACGCTGCCCGTGCTGTTTGTAACGCTGGCCGTGCTGGCGCTACGCCTCTCTTTCACTTTGTAA
- the arsC gene encoding arsenate reductase (glutaredoxin), which yields MSNITIYHNPACGTSRNTLEMIRNSGTEPTIIHYLENPPSRDELVKLIADMGISVRALLRKNVEPYEELGLAEDNFTDEQLIDFMLQHPILINRPIVVTPLGTRLCRPSEVVLDILPDAQKGAFAKEDGEKVVNDAGQRVK from the coding sequence ATGAGCAACATCACTATTTATCACAACCCAGCCTGCGGTACGTCGCGTAATACGCTGGAGATGATCCGCAACAGTGGTACTGAGCCGACGATTATTCATTACCTTGAGAATCCACCGTCACGCGATGAGCTGGTCAAACTCATTGCAGATATGGGCATTTCAGTCCGGGCCTTGCTGCGTAAAAACGTTGAGCCTTACGAAGAACTGGGGCTTGCGGAAGATAACTTTACTGACGAGCAGTTAATCGACTTTATGCTTCAGCATCCGATCCTGATTAACCGTCCGATTGTGGTGACGCCGCTGGGAACGCGTCTGTGCCGTCCTTCAGAGGTGGTGTTGGATATTCTCCCTGATGCGCAAAAAGGCGCGTTCGCGAAAGAAGATGGCGAGAAAGTGGTTAATGATGCAGGTCAAAGAGTGAAGTAA
- a CDS encoding amino acid racemase: protein MSKPFLLGVLGGMGPLATLDFQRRLLEATPAQSDQQQIPTVVWNVPQIVDRQDALAGKGPSPLPQLLHAVEKLNQAGASHIAIPCNTAHHWYDALSEASNAPILHIVDATLDALSQAEDKPQRVGVIATKGTLEAGWYQERLAALGIEAIVPVPEELDHWFVPGCYAVKRGSLNEGGELLTLQANALFARGAQKLVLACTEVPVALEAANAPFLHLTWDPAQALAERCSQLWQTYAQFN, encoded by the coding sequence ATGTCTAAGCCTTTCCTGCTTGGCGTACTGGGTGGTATGGGGCCGCTGGCAACACTGGATTTTCAGCGCCGCCTGCTGGAGGCCACGCCCGCACAGAGCGATCAACAGCAGATCCCCACGGTCGTCTGGAATGTGCCGCAAATTGTCGATCGCCAGGACGCGCTGGCGGGCAAAGGACCATCGCCCCTGCCGCAGTTGCTTCACGCTGTTGAGAAGCTTAACCAGGCAGGGGCAAGCCATATCGCCATACCGTGCAACACGGCGCACCACTGGTACGACGCGCTGAGTGAAGCCAGTAATGCGCCCATTTTGCACATTGTTGATGCCACGCTGGATGCGCTGTCACAGGCTGAGGATAAGCCTCAGCGGGTGGGGGTGATCGCCACCAAAGGCACGCTGGAGGCGGGCTGGTATCAGGAGCGACTGGCAGCGCTGGGTATTGAGGCAATCGTGCCAGTCCCTGAGGAACTGGATCACTGGTTTGTACCGGGCTGCTACGCAGTAAAACGAGGTTCGCTAAATGAAGGTGGGGAATTACTGACGTTGCAGGCCAACGCACTGTTTGCCCGAGGTGCGCAAAAGTTAGTGCTGGCCTGTACCGAAGTGCCGGTTGCGCTGGAAGCGGCCAATGCGCCTTTCCTCCATCTCACCTGGGATCCGGCTCAGGCACTGGCAGAGCGATGTTCGCAATTATGGCAAACCTACGCACAGTTTAATTAG
- the arsD gene encoding arsenite efflux transporter metallochaperone ArsD yields MKALTVFEPAMCCSTGVCGSDVDQVLVDFSADVQWLKGRGVQVERYNLAQQPMSFVQNEKAKAFLDASGAEGLPLLLLDGETVMAGRYPKRAELARWFGIPLDATGAYHREIAKKMGDKGHFTTPMMQLQDPERTNVLLVTLPETTPVLEAANLQADLERAGIHPWGWIINNSLAIAQTRSPLLCQRARQELSQIDAVKNQHANRIALVPVLATEPTGIEKLRALAG; encoded by the coding sequence ATGAAGGCGTTAACGGTGTTTGAACCGGCGATGTGCTGCAGTACCGGCGTTTGTGGTTCCGATGTCGATCAGGTTCTGGTCGATTTTTCTGCGGATGTGCAGTGGTTGAAAGGGCGTGGCGTGCAGGTTGAACGTTACAACCTGGCGCAGCAGCCCATGAGCTTTGTTCAGAACGAGAAGGCGAAAGCATTCCTCGACGCATCTGGAGCAGAAGGGCTTCCGCTGCTGTTGCTGGACGGTGAAACGGTGATGGCGGGGCGATACCCAAAACGCGCTGAGCTGGCTCGTTGGTTCGGTATTCCGCTGGATGCAACCGGGGCTTATCACCGTGAGATTGCTAAGAAAATGGGCGACAAGGGTCATTTTACCACCCCGATGATGCAGCTTCAGGATCCGGAACGTACCAACGTTCTGCTTGTCACTCTGCCTGAAACCACACCTGTGCTGGAAGCGGCAAATTTGCAGGCCGATCTGGAACGCGCGGGGATCCACCCCTGGGGCTGGATAATCAATAACAGCCTTGCTATTGCGCAGACGCGTTCACCGCTGCTTTGCCAGCGTGCCCGGCAAGAGTTGTCTCAGATTGATGCCGTGAAGAATCAGCATGCTAACCGCATCGCGTTAGTACCGGTACTGGCGACAGAACCTACTGGCATCGAAAAACTCAGAGCGCTGGCGGGTTAA
- a CDS encoding taurine ABC transporter substrate-binding protein, with translation MKKSLCLLIAAGGVWANISFAATPTEVRVAYSGGSQVLMLAKADGSLDTALNSKVKWVQFASGADALNYFASNAIDIANFGSSPATAGIVRKLPVEIIGVSGVIASYERLIGKDGVVKINDIEGKRVAYPPNSTAQYALEAAIDVNKLDRSKITLLPLRPAEMVAAWKRGDIDAGYVWAPFAQELEASGGHQVFATKDLQKEGYLIYNNYVVRKAFAEQYPEAVTAFLRVHQQKVDEFRKDPERAAAIVAKEVGAPVTTAANTLGGLEYPTLAQQGTADWLGNGTQTTDSGIGKALTKTSRFLADIGEIRKRDIPANWDTAIDSRYIRDAAVAAQ, from the coding sequence ATGAAGAAAAGTCTCTGCTTATTAATTGCGGCGGGTGGGGTATGGGCAAATATAAGTTTTGCAGCAACGCCAACTGAAGTTCGTGTGGCCTATAGCGGTGGTTCCCAGGTATTAATGCTGGCAAAAGCCGACGGCTCTCTGGATACCGCGTTAAACAGCAAAGTGAAATGGGTGCAATTTGCCTCTGGTGCAGATGCTTTGAATTATTTCGCCAGTAACGCGATCGATATTGCCAATTTTGGTTCCAGCCCGGCGACAGCGGGTATTGTGCGTAAATTACCGGTCGAAATTATTGGCGTTTCGGGCGTGATTGCCAGCTACGAGCGACTGATCGGCAAAGACGGCGTTGTGAAAATCAATGATATCGAGGGCAAGCGTGTCGCCTATCCACCCAATTCAACGGCACAGTACGCTCTCGAAGCCGCGATCGATGTAAACAAACTGGATCGCAGCAAAATTACGCTGCTGCCGCTGCGTCCAGCAGAAATGGTGGCGGCCTGGAAACGTGGTGACATTGATGCTGGTTATGTCTGGGCGCCGTTTGCGCAGGAGCTGGAGGCTTCGGGTGGCCATCAGGTCTTTGCGACCAAAGATCTGCAGAAAGAGGGTTACCTGATTTACAACAACTATGTGGTGCGTAAAGCCTTTGCCGAACAGTATCCGGAAGCGGTGACCGCCTTCCTGCGCGTACACCAGCAGAAAGTGGATGAGTTCAGGAAAGATCCGGAACGCGCCGCAGCCATTGTCGCGAAAGAAGTGGGTGCTCCGGTCACCACCGCCGCCAATACGCTGGGCGGGCTGGAATATCCCACGTTGGCCCAGCAAGGGACGGCTGACTGGCTGGGAAATGGCACCCAAACCACAGACAGTGGTATTGGCAAAGCGTTGACCAAAACCTCCCGCTTCCTTGCCGACATCGGTGAGATTCGCAAGCGTGATATTCCCGCCAACTGGGATACCGCGATTGATTCCCGCTACATTCGTGATGCGGCGGTGGCGGCGCAATGA